From the Ascaphus truei isolate aAscTru1 chromosome 15, aAscTru1.hap1, whole genome shotgun sequence genome, one window contains:
- the LOC142466706 gene encoding uncharacterized protein LOC142466706 has product MEKMRTEQSCNTPINMTENVSFNQSRQLINNVTASHSKRYLLTAATGKDLGESGKSLTWLSDQNAQKRTQTGKRPHVCGECGKGFSDLTHLNIHKRTHTGERPHVCGECGKGFSDLSHLNIHKRIHTGERPHVCGECGKGFSQLSTLNTHMRTHTGERPHLCGECGKGFSHSSNLNIHKRTHTGERPHVCEECGKGFIQLSNLKKHKWTHTGERPHVCGECGKGFSLLSHLDTHIRTHTGEKPYVCGECGKGFSDLSNLNIHKRTHTGERPHLCGECGVGFNQLSNLRKHKWTHTLERPYVCGECGKGFSQLSSLDKHKRTHTGERPYVCGECGKGFSVSFSLNRHKRTHTGERPYVCGECGKGFNVSSSLNTHKRTHTGERPYVCGECGKGFSRLTHLETHKRTHTGERPHVCGECGKGFSRLSNLDTHKRTHTGERPYVCWKCRKGFSDLSSLNTHKRTHTGERPHVCGECGVGFSQLSSLNTHKRTHTGERPHVCGECGKGFSQLSSLDKHKRTHTGERPYVCGECGKGFSRLSHLDTHKRTHTGERPYVCGECGKGFSDLSSLNTHKRTHRGETYL; this is encoded by the coding sequence atggaaaagatgaggacagaacaatcttgcaacactccaataaatatgacagaaaatgtatctttcaaccagtcaaggcaattaataaacaatgtaactgcttctcattccaaaagATATTTATTAACTgctgccacaggaaaagatcttggagaaagtgggaagagtctgacttggttatcagaccagaacgcacagaagagaacacagaccgggaagagaccgcatgtatgtggggaatgtggaaagggatttagtgacttaacCCACCTGAACAttcacaagaggacacacacaggggaaagaccgcatgtatgtggggaatgtgggaagggatttagtgacttatcccacctgaacattcACAAGAGGatacatacaggggagagaccgcatgtatgtggggaatgtgggaagggatttagtcagttatccaccctgaacacacacatgaggacacacacaggggagagaccgcatttatgtggggaatgtggaaagggatttagtcACTCATCcaacctgaacatacacaagaggacacacacaggggagagaccgcatgtttgtgaggaatgtgggaagggatttattcAGTTATCCAACTTGAAGAAACACAagtggacacacacaggggagagaccgcatgtatgtggggaatgtgggaagggatttagtctaTTATCCCACCTGGACACACAcataaggacacacacaggggaaaaaccgtatgtatgtggggaatgtgggaagggatttagtgacttatccaacctgaacatacacaagaggacacacacaggagagagaccgcatttatgtggggaatgtggggtgGGATTTAATCAGTTATCCAATCTGAGGAAACACAAGTGGACACACACAttggagagaccgtatgtatgtggggaatgtgggaagggatttagtcagttatccagcctcgacaaacacaagaggacacacacaggggagagaccgtatgtatgtggggaatgtgggaagggatttagtgtgtcattcagcctgaacagacacaagaggacacacacaggggagagaccgtatgtatgtggggaatgtgggaagggatttaatgtgtcatccagcctgaacacacacaagaggacacacacaggggagagaccgtatgtatgtggggaatgtggaaagggatttagtcggttaacCCACCTGGAGACACACAagcggacacacacaggggagagaccgcatgtatgtggggaatgtggaaagggatttagtcggttatccaacctggacacacacaagaggacacacacaggggagagaccgtatgtatgttgGAAATgtaggaagggatttagtgacttatccagcctgaacacacacaagaggacacacacaggggagagaccgcatgtatgtggggaatgtggggtgGGATTTAGCCAGTTATCTAGCCTAAACacgcacaagaggacacacacaggggagagaccgcatgtctgtggggaatgtgggaagggatttagtcagttatccagcctggacaaacacaagaggacacacacaggggagagaccatatgtatgtggggaatgtggaaagggatttagtcggttatcccacctggacacacacaagaggacacacacaggggagagaccatatgtatgtggggaatgtgggaagggatttagtgacttatccagcctgaacacacacaagaggacacacaggggagagacatatctctaa